One Plasmodium cynomolgi strain B DNA, chromosome 12, whole genome shotgun sequence genomic region harbors:
- a CDS encoding peptidase (putative) has protein sequence MAAPIEERLASLKKVMQENNIDVYILINSDEHNSEIINDKDKKILYLSNYSGADGILILTKDKQIMYVNALYELQANKELNHDIFTIRVSRITNRDEIYETIASLEFNNIAVDGKNTSVAFYEKLKSKIESTYPGKTVEEKVIYENDMNQIVRNENINFIILEKSLVEIQNNEVNNKEVFIHDRKFNGACSGQKLEKFRQAFSFDKTNVDKILISELDEIAYILNLRGFDYTFSPLFYAYLYFEFNREKDEFGKMILFTASKNLSASSIRHLNTVNVAVKEYETVVEYLRDNVSSKTMALTKAGKEASEVHTLPSKELTKKESNSQKKYEISLSPYINLMIYMLFNKDKVLLEKSPIVAMKAVKNDVEIDNMKEAHVLDALALLQFFHWCDEKKKTKELFNETEMSLKNKVDYFRSTKPNYISPSFATISASGPNAAVIHYEVTESTNAKITPSIFLLDSGGQYLHGTTDVTRTTHFGEPTAEEKKIYTLVLKGHLHLRKVIFASYTNSMALDFIARENLFKHFLDYNHGTGHGVGLFLNVHEGGCSIGPTAGTPLQPYMVLSNEPGYYLENKFGVRIENMQFVISKKKTDNTEFYSFEDLTLYPYEKKLLDFSILTTKDIRDINEYHDTIRKTLLPRLKQNPSEYDEGLVKYLMDITEPIAIN, from the coding sequence ATGGCAGCTCCCATCGAAGAGAGACTCGCAAGCCTGAAGAAAGTAATGCAGGAAAATAACATAGATGTGTACATCCTAATAAACAGCGACGAACACAACTCAGAAATTATAAACGacaaggacaaaaaaatactttaTTTGAGCAACTACAGTGGAGCCGACGGTATCTTAATACTTACCAAGGACAAGCAAATTATGTACGTGAATGCACTGTACGAATTACAAGCGAACAAAGAATTAAACCACGATATTTTTACCATCCGAGTTAGCAGAATTACCAACCGAGATGAAATATACGAAACAATTGCATCTCTTGAATTTAACAATATTGCAGTCGATGGAAAAAACACCAGCGTCGCTTtctatgaaaaattaaagagtaAAATAGAGTCTACTTATCCAGGCAAAAcagtggaagaaaaagtgatTTACGAAAATGACATGAATCAAATTGtaagaaatgaaaatatcaaCTTCATCATTTTAGAAAAGTCCCTAGTAGAAATACAAAACAATGAAGTGAATAATAAGGAGGTGTTTATACATGACAGAAAATTTAACGGTGCATGTTCAGGACagaaattagaaaaattcaGACAAGCATTTTCCTTTGATAAAACAAATGTGGATAAGATATTAATCTCAGAGTTAGACGAAATTGCTTATATTTTAAACCTACGTGGATTTGATTACACCTTTTCTCCTCTATTCTATGCGTACCTCTACTTTGAGTTCAATAGGGAAAAGGAcgaatttggaaaaatgatTCTATTCACTGCATCGAAGAACCTCTCCGCGAGTTCCATCAGACACCTCAACACAGTTAACGTGGCTGTCAAGGAGTATGAAACGGTAGTCGAATATCTAAGGGACAACGTCTCGTCCAAAACGATGGCACTCACCAAGGCAGGCAAAGAAGCAAGCGAAGTTCATACACTCCCCTCCAAGGAACTCACCAAAAAAGAATCCAATTCGcagaaaaaatacgaaattTCTCTCAGCCCATATATTAACCTAATGATCTACATGCTTTTTAATAAGGACAAAGTATTGCTAGAAAAATCTCCCATTGTTGCCATGAAGGCAGTTAAAAACGACGTCGAAATAGATAACATGAAAGAAGCACATGTGCTAGATGCATTGGCACTTTTACAATTCTTTCACTGGTGtgatgaaaagaaaaaaaccaaagAGTTATTTAACGAAACGGAAAtgtctttaaaaaataaagtagatTACTTCAGATCCACCAAACCAAATTACATCTCCCCCTCCTTTGCAACGATCTCGGCAAGTGGACCAAATGCTGCAGTCATTCACTACGAAGTTACTGAATCAACAAATGCGAAGATCACGCCAAGTATATTTCTCCTTGATTCGGGAGGACAATACTTACACGGAACCACAGATGTAACTAGAACGACGCACTTTGGAGAACCCACagcggaagaaaagaaaatatacacCCTAGTACTTAAAGGTCACCTACATTTAAGAAAAGTTATATTTGCCAGCTACACGAATTCTATGGCCCTAGATTTTATTGCACgtgaaaatttattcaaaCACTTCCTCGATTATAATCACGGAACTGGACATGGAGTAGGGTTATTCTTAAACGTCCATGAAGGTGGTTGCTCCATCGGACCAACAGCTGGCACTCCACTGCAACCATATATGGTACTTTCAAACGAACCCGGATATTACCTCGAAAATAAATTTGGTGTCAGAATCGAAAACATGCAATTTGTAATTAGCAAGAAGAAAACAGACAACACAGAATTCTACTCCTTCGAAGATTTAACTCTCTATccgtatgaaaaaaaactactcgATTTTTCTATACTGACAACTAAAGACATTAGAGACATCAATGAATACCACGACACTATTAGGAAAACCCTCCTCCCCAGGCTGAAGCAGAACCCCTCCGAATACGACGAGGGACTAGTGAAGTACCTCATGGATATCACCGAGCCGATTGCGATCAACTAG